In Pyrus communis chromosome 1, drPyrComm1.1, whole genome shotgun sequence, the following are encoded in one genomic region:
- the LOC137716204 gene encoding B3 domain-containing transcription factor VRN1-like: protein MASVHGKTDNWPPHFFKAILEDISSNRKLSIPKKFVKKYGDKLSNPVLLKLPNGSEWPVELRRWDGKAWFDNGRPDFSEFYSLRCGHWLVFQYEGNSKFNVFIFDRSCTEIDYPQAMPQMDSADQDDDSDDDLDDYSTHRGKSTLPCTRPHKKNRTSSSGKDNFPANKRGEGKSNTRRFEKQRPGYVGRMNPLTKNGKATALDRAEVFKSQNPSSFHVAMKPTYLRQF, encoded by the exons ATGGCTTCTGTACACGGGAAAACTGATAACTGGCCTCCCCATTTTTTTAAAGCCATCCTAGAGGACATTTCTAGCAACAGAAAACTA AGTATTCCAAAGAAATTTGTGAAGAAATATGGAGATAAGCTTTCAAACCCAGTACTTCTTAAGCTTCCAAATGGTTCAGAATGGCCAGTAGAACTCAGAAGATGGGATGGTAAGGCTTGGTTTGACAATGGTAGGCCAGACTTCTCTGAGTTTTACTCTCTACGCTGCGGTCACTGGCTAGTATTTCAATATGAAGGGAATTCCAAGTTCAACGTGTTCATATTTGACAGAAGTTGCACAGAGATTGACTATCCACAAGCAATGCCCCAGATGGACTCAGCTGATCAAGATGATGATTCTGATGATGATTTAGACGATTATTCAACCCATAGGGGGAAATCTACATTGCCTTGTACTAGGCCTCACAAGAAAAACAGAACAAGTTCAAGTG GGAAAGATAATTTTCCCGCTAATAAACGTGGAGAAGGCAAATCTAACACTCGAAGATTCGAGAAACAAAGACCTGGGTATGTTGGGAGGATGAATCCATTGACTAAGAATGGAAAAGCTACAGCCCTTGATAGAGCTGAGGTCTTCAAATCTCAAAACCCTTCTTCTTTCCATGTTGCCATGAAGCCAACTTATCTTCGACAATTCTAG